In Alnus glutinosa chromosome 7, dhAlnGlut1.1, whole genome shotgun sequence, the sequence TCAGCATTTTCTCTCTGCCTTGCTTTCTGCTGTGAAGGCATGTCTTGGTATggggttgtgtgtgtgtgtgagagagagacagagacagagacagagattCTCATGCATTTCATAAATTTCATTGTTGAAAGTATCAAACACAGTAACCATAAGATGCTGCCTAAGCATTAAAACTTGAGGCAACTTTGCCGAGGTGATCGATGGCTTGTTGATTTCCTCTTTTCCCTGTTGCCTATATTGTGCTTGCCCATGATTGGTTGCTTTAGGTGGACATATTTTTGTGTTCATACCTATTCCCCTATCTTGGCCAACATCAGTTCATTTGCTAGGACATATTTGAGtaggtttttgaatttttggttgCTTGGGTTAACTTGGAATCTTAAATGAGAGATATTTATAGTCATATCTTAATTTCATCAGTGAAATAATCAAAGCACATTAACAACAAGATGATGCCTAAGCATTAAAAATCAAGGCAACTTTGCCGAGGTGATCGATGGCTTGTTGATTTCCTCTTTTCCCTGTTGCCTATATTGTGCTTGCCCATGATTGTTTGGTTTAGGTGGACATCTTTTTGTGGTCATCCCTATTCCCCAATCTTGGCCAACATCAGTTCAATTGCTAGGACATATTTGAGtaggtttttgaatttttggttgCTTGGTCTAGGTTAACATGGAATCTTAAATGAGAGAGATATTCAGAGTCATATCTTAATTTCATCAGTGAAATAATCAAAGCACATTAACGACAAAATGATGCCTAAGCATTAAAAATCAAGGCAACTTTGCCGAGGTGATCATTGGCTTGTTGATTTCCTCTTTTCCCTGTTGCCTATATTGTGCTTGCCCATGCTTGGTTGCTTTAGGTGGACATATTTTTGTGGTCATACCTATTCCCCAATCTTGGCGAACATCAGTTCAATCACTATGACATATTTGAgtaggttttttaatttttggttgcTTGCTCTAGGTTAACATGGAGTCTTAAATGAGAGAGATATTCAGAGTCATATCTTAAATTCATCTGTGGAATAATCAAAGCACATTAAGGACAAGATGATGCCTAAGCACTAAAAATCAAGGCAACTTTGCCGAGGTGATCATTGGCTTGTTGATTTCCTCTTTTCCCTGTTGCCTATATTGTGCTTGCCCATGATTGGGTGCTTTAGGTGGACATATTTTTGTGGCCATACCATTTTCCCAGTCACGGCGAACATCTGCTCAATCGCTAGGACATATTAGAGTAGGTGTTTTTGAAGTTTTGGTTGCTTGTTCGAATAAGTTAATATGGAATATTAGATGTCCTTAGGGAAATTTTACTCTTTTCAAACTGATAGTTAACTGTTTTCGAATTGGTAAGTATATACCTTTCAGTAAGGACTGGCAGCTTGCTTTATTTAACATTTGTATTAGAGGATTTTTCTTTCTGACATGATCTCTACATGATGAAGATTCTCATGGGCTATGGATAAACTCCAATGATGCCTATTTTTGTCATAGTTACACTGATAGAGCATCATGTATCTTCTTCCATTCGATTtgcatattattattttaatctctctctctctctctctctctctctctctctctctctgcgcctGTGTTAGTAATGTTTTTCACTGCCTTTTTATCAGCTACAGTGTGTAAGCACTTAAATATGTAGCTTGTCCTAGACTTGTTTTAATTGGAAATAGTAGGTAATTCTTTTAACAGCTCAGTTATTTtgcattttaattgaaaatagtAGGTAAGTGTCTGAATATATTAAGTATTGTTCTCACATCAGAGTTGGTTCATCTTAAAAGTGGTGGCCTCAGGTGCTATTTTCAAGAAGGTTTATAGAATTAGAATCTTTATGATGTGATCTAGTGTCCCTATATGATGAATACCTATGAAAGCCATGGACCAACATCCAGGTGAGGCTTTTGTCATAGTTACTCTGAATAGGGGCACAATCCATTTTTGGCTTGACACTTCCAAATTACAAACTCAACATCTAATTGTCAAAAATCATATCCTCCGGTATTAGATTCTGTAATGGAAACAGTATAATTCTTTTTGTTAGATATAGTTGGCCTTATCTTCCTTCATCTTCGATGACTTCATTACTGTAGGAAGAATGACAACTTTTGTCCATTTACTAAGAACAATTGCATGGATAAAGGAGAAACCAATATTAGAGGTGCACATTTATAGAATACATAGGCAACTTTACCCATGTGATCAATATCATATTGATTCTCTCCTTTCTATGTTGCCTAGAACTGGCTAAGCTATAGGTTTTTGTTACTGACTTGTTTATTGTCTGTAGATTCATACATTTCTAACCTACATGCTTGTTAAACTTCAATACTTGCATGAATACTTgcgcttttattttttgtaacaaAGGTACACAGTCAGGTACATATTTTGTGTTCAATCGATGTATGATTAGTTAGATATAGTACTTAATGTGTGTACACAAGTTTTATGGTCCATATTAACTAATGGAAGCAGAGTGCTATATATGGCTTCCATTCTTGTTCTATCTTTTCTTAATCAAAATTTAGTGATTATTGTTACTATGTTTTTATTAGGAAAAGTGAATTCCTATCTTCTCCTTTTAATCAATTTTCTCACTAAATCTTGGTTCTTTGGCAGAACAAAGATGTAACTGATGCAATTCAGAAGGTTGCTGCTGCTTATGACTGCAAAATTGTTGAAGGTGTTCTTAGCCATCAGCTGAAGCAGTTTGTGATAGATGGTAACAAGGTTGTATTGAGTGTAGCTGGTCCAGAGACAAGAGTTGATGATGCGGAATTTGAGGAGAATGAAGTTTATGCTATTGATATTGTAGCAAGTACAGGTGAAGGCAAGGTAATTGTGGAGTCAATATTAACTTAACATGCCATTTGTACGCACTGTTCTTTTGAGTcctcaaatttgtttttatgGGAATTGCAGCCTAAGCTGTTGGATGAGAAGCAGACAACTATTTATAAGAGAGCCGTTGACAGGAGCTACCACTTGAAGATGAAAGCATCTAGGTTTATTTTCAGCGAAATAAATCAGAAATTTCCTATCATGCCATTCACAGCTAGGTGTGTTGTGCCTTCacagaattttttaaaacattttgtcTTTTGCCATCTACACTTCAACCTTTCATAGTAAATGTTGAGTTTCTTTACAACAGGGCTCTGGAGGAGAAGAGGGCTCGGCTGGGTTTGGTGGAATGTGTTAATCATGACCTCTTGCAGCCGTATCCTGTTCTTCATGAGAAGCCGGGTAGGAAACTTCTATCTGGGTTATAATAGCAGAACCCTGGTCAGATTCACACATTTGATATTAGTTTTGCTAATTGTGCAACAATGAGTTGTTGGTTTTGCAGGTGATTATGTTGCTCACACCAAATTCACAGTTTTGCTAATGCCAAATGGGTCGGATAGAGTCACATCTCATCCTCTGCAGGAGCTGCAGCCCACAAAGACAATAGATGATCCTGAAATCAAGGCCTGGTTAGCCTTGGGCACGAAGACAAAGAAGAAAGGTggtggaaagaagaagaaaggtaaGCTGGAACATGATATTTGGTAAACTAGAACTATATTATCCTGAGTTATGTAATggaattgttattttgtttgggATTGTGTATTGCAGGTAAAAAAGGTGACAAAGCTGAGGAGTCAACAGAAGCCGAGCCTATGGATGCAACTACAAATGGCGCCGCTTCCCAAGATTGagcctttttgtttttctgtttcatTTTTCAACCCCCTCGTCAATTTTGGTACTTTGTTCAACCCATTGTATCATGTTGGATTGAGTTGGTTTATTATAGTGTTTAGACGTTAATCCTAATCATGTTTCCTGCATATACGccattttatgtatttttcaagtACTCTTGGTTTCTCTGAAAATTTAGAAGCGTAGAATCTAGCTTCGATCAACATCGAGGCATGCTGTGTGACAATCGCTTACTAGAAGTGATAATCGAGGCAGtgttgttttaaaaacaaattgtaACGGCTCTATCATCAAATAGTATATGTTGAAGTcggtttttattttgtataacaCTCCCACTGTAACTTAGCCGGTTCTGTTATGGGGATTACCTCTAACGCCATTAATTATTTAAGTTTCCTTCTAATGTTGGCATCGATAATTCTTCCAATCTAATACGATTTGCTATTTAAAAGCAACGAACGGTGGAGGATTCGCTGAAATAGGAATGGTACATTCGTTAGGGTTAAAGAATTAGATTATTGGACATAAAGTTTAGTCATTTTATCCAACAAAGCAAAGGAGATTAAAGAATCGtaagttttttaaatttcaattaaatgagaAAAGCTGAAATTTTGCTTGAAGACATGGTAGCTAGAAAAAATCTGGACTTGCCGTAATAAAAACGCTACATCATCTTGTTTACAACCAAAGTATTATCTCTACGTCTTCACTAAACAATATAGAATATCAAAATTTTGTCAACCAACTCGACAGATAAGATTGCGAGAAGCTTGGTGAGCCCACTAGCATTAATAAAGGAAGATTGCTTTAGTTCTTATCTCAACAAGCTTTGTGAGCCATTTGTAAAAAAATGGAGAATCTGCCCCATAGCACCAATAGAGGAAGTTTGCTTTAGTTAAAAAGACAAAGAAGGACTATATTTAAAGAATTCTTATAAAGTTATAATAGAATCCTCAACTATTTTATATTAGTTGATTACAAAGAAGTTAGATGCACTTTTTTTTACATAAGAGTGAAAGACAAATGGTCCACCAAGCTTCTTTGTTTATGTTAGCCGGCAGATTCTCTGCTTTTTACAAATGGTTCATTAAGCTTTTTGCATGCTTTATCTTATCCTTCTAGTTGGTTGACAAGATTATGATATCTTATGCCGTCTAGTAAAGGCGTATAGATAAGGCTTTCATTGTAATCAAGATGACGTAGTGTTTCTATGTCATTTACTAATAAAGACAAATCGTGCGACAAGTCAAGATTTTTTCTAGTTGCTGTTTCTTCAAGCAAATCTTTAAACTGGTAATTTAATATGCACTGAGTGTATAATTAATTGGAATTTCAGTAACAAACAACATTTTTACCATCATTTTTACCATATGTTACCATAAACTTGTCGATGGTTGATTTTTAATCTCATTTTCTTTATCGAACATAATGATGTGATTCTGCATGGTTAGGGCCTAGGGGTGTGGTAACAGAAATGAAAACTAAGCTTTCTGCATTCTGCCTCGATTATTGTCGGAGAGTCAAAGTGACCTCTTACTTTTTTCAACTCATGTGTGGTCGAtcacccccaatttttttttagtcgtttttcttgtcttttttttttttaaaaaaaagattctttTAGAGATATTTTTGGAAGAATTGCTCTTAAAAATTCACGTGTCGCACATGGGTCTATTTTCATTAAAAAGGACAGACTTAAGTAACAAAATGACTACattgcaaaattaaaaaacttggtTGAAAtgcattacaaatttttttttttttttaaaaaaggcaaTAAAGgggtaaattgtaatttttcctatattataTAATGAAAGAGAAAGATGAATGGAAAGAACAAAATTGCAATCTCCTCCTGACATCAAAAGGCCACACTCATCTAGACATGGGTTTCGTAGCAAATCAATCACCATCAAGTATAACATGGACATGGTGGCTTGAAAAATCAATTGACAAAGAGAGCGATAGAACGAAGGGATGGAATTGGTTCGGAACGAAATCAACCAATAGGATACTCTTTGATCAACCAACAAGATAAACCCACTTTAACATCAAATTGAATTGAGCCGTTTGATCAACTAAGGGTGTGTTTAGTAAGTAGTTctgttgtgaaatatttgtttgaatagtaataagaaatgattgatgtgatataaaatttaataatgttttataaaaaaatgaaaaggttttattttatagtaggttttttaatttgaataataataaaaaattattgatgtgatataaaaagtattaaaaaattataatgttttttatttgatttttttaagagaagtgAAAAACAAATAGTAGGAGAGTTAGAAAAGTTTGCCAAACAACCTTTAAATTTCTCGTTGGATGCAAGCTAGAGTGCCTTTGAATCATTGGGAGGGAAACACCTTCTTTTCTAAAATGAAGTGAATATATTGGTGAGATTTTGAGATTTGAGAGTTCGCCAGAATTTTTGATTCGTTTGAGAAGACGAGTCAATTTTGCGAGATTTCAAGCGACAGAGAAACAACAGTCAAGATTGAATATGAAGATCAGACTCTTGAATGAAAGACGCGTGTCTAGACGTTATATTAAAATTCAGTCGAAGCATTTAATTCCAGGATTAGGatcttctcaaattttttaaacatttaaaactttcaaattgttaaatcttAGCCATTCTTTACATTTAACGGTTCACATTTATTGTTGTAAAcaattttcaaattgttaaaCATTTATTGATACCACTTTTTATTTatagcatttattttatatggACATTTAACACATTATGAATCATTAAATGTAAAGCTTGACcaaaatttcacaatttgaaaatttcaaatatttaaaaaatttgaaagataataATCCTTAATTCCACCACCTTCACATCTGAAATCAATTAACGAAGCACGTGTGATAGCGCGAATCGTGGAAGCGAGATTGCGTGAATCAAGGACGCGTTTTTTGCAACTCGCAGAACACAACCGTTACATTTGATTTCCTCACCTAATTCTCTGAAACGTATTAATAAAAGATGCGTGAACGAAGGACGCATTTTCAGCAACGTACAAATCGTATCCGTCGAATTAAAAGTAatggtccgtttggatttgcaatttcaaaaaattcgatttaaaaatagcaatttaaaaatgtgtgatttaagaaaggtgatttttaaaaacgcaattaagcgtttggcaaaatcgcagtttggcctttaaaatcgcagattagccttttaaaatattgtgttttcaaaaaaacatctcattacctgcgatttgaataagcatttttctacgttttcaaatctcaattttttaaaaacgcagtttccaaacggttcattttctatgatttggtttaaaatcgagTGTTTtttttacgaaatcgcaatctcaaactcACCCTAAGTAAGTTTAATACCTGACCGGGCGATGCATTACATCAAAATTAAAATCCCCTTGTTTTTAACGACAAAAAATCGCAACCgttgaattaaaataaagtttaaaGACCTGCGGCTTTGATTTTTCATCCTAccaggggtaaaatgggaagtgaaaataagagaacAAACAAGCAAGCTTGTCAACACGCTCAAACCAAAAGACAGGCCATCTACCAAAAAGCCTGGGCACTAGGCACTGGACAGTCTTCGTACAACATGCACGAGGAACTTGGGGGAGGGAGAAAATGGAATTTCAAATGGGACAATATTTTTAGGGAAGTGCTTGCCTTACAACCCCCACCCAACTCTCACACAACCCCCACTCACATGTGTGTGGGACCCACGTGCATGCGACCCACACACATGTGAGTGGGAGTTGGGTGAGGGTTGTGAGTGTATCATCtcccatatttttatttgactttttgtGATATAGATCGCTTTTCGGGACCGACTTTCAAGGCTTGAGTTGGCCTTTAAACGTTCAAGGCATGAGTTGGCTTTCCCCTTTTAAGGATGGAAAttcaaagatattttttttattattattattatttgttttttagtgTAATCAACGGCTACCGAagtatttttagtgttttgttgtgtttaaGAGCATCTAGAGTGTGCTGGGCACTGAACAGTCTTCATACAACATGCACGAGGAACTTGGGGGAGGGAGAAAATGGAATTTCAAATGGGACAATAGTTTTAGGGAAATGCTTGCCTTACAACCCCTACCCAACTCTCACACAACCCCCACTCACATGTGTGTGGGACTCACGTGCATGGGACCCACAAACATGTGAGTGGGAGTTGGGTGAGGGTTGTGAGTGTATCATCtcccatatttttatttgactttttgtGATATAGATTGCTTTTCGGGACCGACTTTCAAGGCTTGAGTTGGCCTTTAAACGTTCAAGGCATGAGTTGGCTTTCCCCTTTTAAGGATGGAAATTCAAagatatttattattattattattattattatttgttttttagtgTAATCAACGGCTACCGAagtatttttagtgttttgttgtgtttaaGAGCATCTAGAGTGTATTctctattttaaaatttttacaaaaatttggtaaaaaattttaaaaagttccCTTCAACAAATTcgctataattttattttttagtttttatcaaaattttactTCAAATTTGGTTCAAAAATTTCATGAGTTaatgaatattttatcatttatctcTCTTCGTacttcattttttactttttttctttcctcatTTATTAGTAGTAGTtgcttaaaattaatatttagttgaaatatataaatatttgaagagtttgatgtatgaaaattgttaaaagtgatagataaaataacaaaagtacattgtttaactaaaatttagaagaaaaaaaattagagagctCACTAGGGATACTCTACCACTACTTGATGCATTGCTgcagttgaaatttttttttttaaaaaaaatattacaacatATTTGGTATatggtaatatatataaattgggaaaaaaataatctaaatcaTAATAATtctccataaattttttttgttgaaataattCTCCACCAAATATTTGTTATGTTATTTTAgtggttttaattttattttttaaaaaaatgtaaaattcaaACTATTCCGTACAAtatacaaataattcaaaaatctttgaaagagatcaaaataacaatttagtcctaGACTTCGATGGGAATGCTCACTAATTAACCAAGTTTTACCTGGCGAATCCCTCCCTAATATGGATATatagctaaaaaaaaacaaaccaaattcTGCAAGTCaaatatatgttaaatcattgATGGTATCGAATTCTCACTTAATGACTATTGGttatacttttaaaattaaaagtctgAAATATAACAATGAAGGCATACTTTTCTTGTTTTGCTCGTTCAATGTAGTAAGCAGGAACATGTCATTATTAAATCTAGAAAGAAAAcactccaatatatatataaaccaacgTTTGCTTATGCATATccgattatttttttattagctctTCTCTAAGTTACTTTAATACATAttttagagcatctccagcattGCTTAAGATTCAAATAAGATCATGCTTGTGAATAGTGGTCTCCATTCACTCCCAACCTCCATCCTAAAATTCCAAATGAACTAAGCAATAGCCTCAACCACCTATTAGAAATGTCCAGTTTtataaatcaaaagtaatatgaCCAATAAACCACTTAATTTTTCCAACttggttttagttttaattcGTAGCTATTGGGACACGTGTTTTTTATGTCCAATTTTAAGACACATGTTGGTGCAAACGCTCCATGTATTGTAGACCATTGATTAAATGTGTGTTGTGTTTGGCTCTAGACATTGGAGATCGACACAAGTACACAACCTAATGTAAAATATttgatgaaatgattaaatttattttttcctatcaGCTCAAACTTCTAGGACAAGTAGTTATTTAATATGTTATCAAAACAGATGTattgacactacaaaaaaatttgtatttagcCACTTTCATCTTGCCACGTGTATGGGGCacatacacgtggcaaactgttaaCCACGTGTTAAACTGTTAACCACGTGTAAATGGCCATATCTTTATCATGTACTTTGCAAAAAAAATGTTCTCATGAGTCACGATTGTCGGTTCACCATCATTGGAATTATTTCTATTTACAATCGGTTGgttaaaattaacaattacaACAATCCattcctttattttcatttctaaacaaaaattaaatttcaaaatattttttttttttttcactttttatatcaccttgataaatttttatttttttaaataaaacaattcactataaaacacaattttttttacttttttatataaattatttatatttaacaTCAATCGCATCTTAAtactacttacaaaaaaaaaaaaaaaaaaatcaaagtctTTACCAAAAACACATAATTTATGAGTTTTGAGCGGTTAGTTTGTAATCCTTTTATAACGAAACTTAATTAGTCAACTAGCTATACATTTGATTTATCAAGAGGACGTTTGGGTGTTCAATGGTCAAATGTATGTCTGTTGGGAAATGTAAGAGGGACGCGTGTCATCAACGgattgaaaagagagaaagacgGAAAAGCGTGATAATGAAAATTTGTTGAACGGGTCAAAAAAGTGAGTTTAGAACATTCATAATAGCTTCCAACCATTTTCGGATTTTTCTAGggaacaaaatcatttttctcctCCTAAAAAAAAGCACTTTACGGCTgctttccttcaatttttttttgtttttttgttttttgtttttttatatttttcttgaaattaaaagtaaaaaaaataagataaaatatgaaagagataatatattttaatttttacctttactttaattaaaagtaggaaatataaataaagTACGAGagatataatatattttgtgaataaacaattaaatgggAAGTGAATattgggaatcactattcacTTCCTAAGGAAACGAAAATTTTAGGGAAACCGCTGTGAAAggatttttgtaattttcttgaaatttttcataaaatttaagaaacataCCCATTTTTAAAGAAGCTGCTGTCAATGCTCTTTGACATAAAGGCTCTTCCATGCTGCTAAGTGGTTCCAGCATCCTAGTACTGCCAAATGGTGCGTTTGAGTAttagatttttgaaattagaattcaattcttatttgatGCACGAATTTCgaagtttaacttttaaaaaaaagttgaataaaatatgatttatttataaaatgttaaataaaatataatttattttttaaaatgttgaataaaatataatttatttatttttaaaaataaattaaatatatatatatatatatatatatatatatatatatatatatatatatatatatatatatatatttttttttttttaaaaaacaaaatcaaaatcatatttattttttagaattatgTTACAAAACAAACCGTAATCTTTTCCTTTGATACGATTGGAAATATTTCTGACACGCGCGAAGACATTTATGCATGAAGAGGCTTTTGCGGATGAATTATTTCAACAAGGACGGTCAGCTGCATGCCTGCATGTATGGAAGAGACAGATAAGGATGGTCAACCgtaaaaatcaaaaagaaaatgcatggCAGAATGGAGGGTCACGGGCATAGCTGCTCTTTTGATTTCTCTTTTGGTTTACAAACTATAATAGTGTGTATGTAAAATGCATGTCAAATTAATACACCCCCAAGGGCCCAAAGTGTTTGCTACAGGTGGAAAGCTTCAACCACGGATCTATAATCTAAACCAATCGGCAAACACAATTAGTCCAATTTGTTTTAACAGTTGACGAGAGCAAAATCTACTATATATCCACATTCCATTAAGTTCTTCCTAAAAACAATGCTTTTTATCACAACTATAATAAGACACTTATAGAGACCATCGACCGATAGGTGTATGGATTGATTTTCAGCATCTTCTAGAAGGTCTCCAAGACGGTTATGCTGAGCTGGATTGTATATTATGTATTTTTTGTTAGAGTAAGCAGTACATTATAGATTCGTTCGGTTATTCTTCTG encodes:
- the LOC133873643 gene encoding ERBB-3 BINDING PROTEIN 1-like, which produces MSDDEREEKELDLTSPEVVTKYKSAAEIVNKALQLVISECKPKAKIVDLCEKGDSYIREQTGNMYKNVKRKIERGVAFPTCISVNNTVCHFSPLASDEIVFEEGDLLKIDMGCHIDGFIAVVAHTHVLQDGAVTGRAADVIAAANTAAEVALRLVRPGKKNKDVTDAIQKVAAAYDCKIVEGVLSHQLKQFVIDGNKVVLSVAGPETRVDDAEFEENEVYAIDIVASTGEGKPKLLDEKQTTIYKRAVDRSYHLKMKASRFIFSEINQKFPIMPFTARALEEKRARLGLVECVNHDLLQPYPVLHEKPGDYVAHTKFTVLLMPNGSDRVTSHPLQELQPTKTIDDPEIKAWLALGTKTKKKGGGKKKKGKKGDKAEESTEAEPMDATTNGAASQD